The region GTTACAGCGGATCGTCTGGACGCCCCGCTCCTGATCCAGACTTTACTGTCCTCGAATTGACTATACGTGTGGCTCTGAGCCGACCGGCACTTCACCAACCGGTCGCCAGACGTTGCGCTTCTTGGCGTATTTCTCCATCGCATCTGCGATGGGCATGAAAAGCTGCAACTCCCGCTCACGGATGCCGGGCAAGGACTTGGGATCAAGCCCGGTCCACGGCAGGAAGGGGTTCCGGCGCATGTGCCAATGCACTTCGCAGCGTACGGTCGGCTTGTCAGACGGCGTCCGCCCATGAAAAGCAAAGGTATCTGCCACGACCAGCGTATTGGCTGGCACGGCCATGCGCTTCGGCTGCGGCAAACCGAGTGCCTCCAATTCCTCAGCGCTGATCCGGAATGAGCCGCTGGCATGATGGGAGTCCTGGCCTCGACTTGCAGACATCGAGCATTGGTGCTGCCAATCGAGGCGTTGTTCCGTCAACTTGTGAGAGCCTGGAACGAAACAGAAGGGGCCGTCGTCCTCGCCAACATCCTGCAAAAAGAGCCAGGCTTTTGATGTGGCATGAAAGGTGTCCGCATGGACATTAGTCTGCGGATCTTTCTTGCCAGAAGGCTGGGCGATGACGGTCTGCAGAAAACCCATGGGCTGTCCGCTCTGAGAAGCAGCATAGCGGATCTGGGCCACCGCTCTTGGATCTCGAAGTGTGCGAGCAATCGCTGGATTGACGTTCAGGACCGCCGGAGGCAAGGGCGTCATCCGCGTCACAGCCGCACCCTGCCGCATCTCACGAGCCTCAAACGGTTTTCCAAAGATCTCCTGTTTCAGGGCTTCGAAGTCCGCGTCGGGCAGGAAATTGCGCGTAACAAAATAGCCGTTTTCATCGAAAAACGCGCGCTCATCGGAGTTCAGTGTCGACGCCAGCCTCTTGCGCCGCGCCGCCGCAAGATTGGCTGCGATCTGGACTCGCTTTTTATGAAGCCCCCAGCGATTGAGGGTCTCGCTGCCCAAGATCGGGTTTTTCTTCAAGGACTTTTCAGCTCCGACAACACCCATCAACCAGAAGGGTGCGTTCAGATAGGCAAGCGGTTTCATTGAATTCCTCGACAAAGACTCAAACCAACAGTGGTCAAAGTTACCATGCGGCTTTCGCTTTCAACAGCCTTTCAAACCTCAACTTCGTAAGTCCAAGTTCCACCGTGACGAGAGCTGATTCCTCCGCTAAGCCTTGGGAATGACCGAGACAGCACCTCGCAAATCTCGCGACCCGAAGGCTCTGGCTACCGGAATACGCGCAGGAAACCGGGCGAGCCTCGCTCGCGCGATCACGCTGGTTGAGTCGCGCAAGGCGGAGCATCGCGCTATCGCCCGCGGGCTGATCCAGGACTTGCTCCCGCTCACAGGCAAGGCGCAGCGCGTCGGGATTACCGGCGTTCCGGGCGTTGGAAAGTCGACGACGATCGATATGCTCGGTTCCAATCTGACGGCCCAAGGACACAAGGTCGCGGTCTTGGCAGTGGACCCATCCTCGACACGCACCGGCGGCTCCATTTTGGGCGACAAGACCCGGATGGCGCAGTTGGCCGTGGATCAGAACGCCTTTATCCGGCCCTCTCCTTCAGCCGGCACGCTCGGCGGCGTTGCCGCCAAGACTCGCGAAACCATGCTGCTGTGTGAGGCTGCAGGCTTTGACACCATCCTGGTCGAGACAGTTGGTATCGGACAGTCGGAGACCACTGTCGCCGATATGGTGGATTTCTTTCTGGTGCTGATGCTGCCAGGGGCCGGCGACGAACTTCAGGGCATCAAGAAAGGCGTGCTTGAGATCGCCGACATGATCGCAGTGAACAAGGCCGATGGTGAGGGTGCGCTTCGCGCCCAAAGCGCCGCCTCAGACTACCGTGCTGCCCTTCATATCCTCGCGCCGCGCTCGCCCACCTGGAGCCCGCCCGTGGTGACCATCTCGGGGCTCGCGAATGAGGGCCTGGATGCCATGTGGGAACAGGTGACTCATCACCGGGACAAGATGAGCGCCACTGGAGAATTTCAACAACGCCGCGCTGACCAGCAGGTCGCCTGGATGTGGGATCTGTTGCAACAGCGCATGATGGAAGCTCTGACGGGCAATGCACAGACAGCCGAGCGGCTCAAGCGCCTTGAAGGTGAAGTGCGCGAAGGGCAAACGGCCGTCTCCGTCGCCGTTGAGGAAATCTCCAGTCTGATCGGCGTTTGAAAAGAAACCTTATGACCAAAACCATTCTCGTCACCGGCTTTGAACCCTTCCCCGGCATGCCGATCAACCCTACAGCTCAGCTGATTGCTCGCTTGCCAAGACGGTTGCCCCCGAGAGCAGGGATCCGGTTCGAGTTTGTTCGACTTCCGACCACCTGGGCCGGACGGCAGACGGTCACCCAGCAATTGCGCAAGGATCTGAAGCCCTCTGCGATCATCCACTTCGGCGTTGACGGAACACGGCGTTGCATCAACATCGAGACCCGCGCCGTCAACCGCGCGACACAGGTCAAGCCAGACGCCAAAGGCGATCACGCCGCCCCCGGTCCTCTGGAACAGGACGGGCCTGCGGCCAAGACATCGACCTTGCCAGTGCGGGCATTGAAAGATGCCGCGGCACGCAGCGGAGTGCCCGTCTCCCTGTCACGTGACGCCGGCACCTATCTTTGCAACGCCACGCTCTGGGACAGCATCTCGAGCGGCACTCCGAGCGTCTTCATCCACGTCCCAACGCTGCCAAGAGGAAAGTTTGACACGAGACCTTCCCTGCAAGACATCGAAGCAGCAGCGGTCCAGATTTTGTCTGAAGTCGCGCGGCGGATCTAAAAATCTTTCGAACTCGGCCTCCGCACGACCTCCGTAGACTGGCTCCTATCCCGCGAGAGGCGGGTCGAGAAGGGCAAACCCCTCCTGACGTCGATAGGGGAAGTGCGGATAAGGCGCTTCCTTGAGGCTGGCTTTGTCCAGCTTTTCAATCTGCTGATCGGTCAAGGACCAGCCAATTGCACCGAGATTTTGCCTCAGCTGTTCCTCGTTGCGCGCTCCGATAATCACCGACGACACTGTCGGACGCCTCAGAAGCCAGTTGAGTGCGACCTGCGGGATGGTCTTTTCTACTTCTTCTGCTACCTCGCCCAGAGCGTCGATCACCTTCAGCAAGTGCTCGTTGTCCACCGGTGGACCAAAGTCTGCGGTATCATGAAGACGGCTGAGTTCTGGAAGTGGGCGGTCTCGTCTTACCTTGCCGGTCAAACGCCCCCATCCGAGTGGGCTCCAGACAAGTGCGCCCAGTCCCTGATCCGCTCCAAGCGGCATGAGATCCCATTCATAATCACGTCCGATCAGGGAATAATAAACCTGGTTTGCAACGTAGCGAGGCAGGTTATGTCTGTCAGCGATGGCCAGCGACTTCATGATCTGCCACCCGGAAAAATTCGAAACGCCGACGTAGCGGAGCTTGCCTGCTGTTACCAAGGTGTCCAGGGTTCCGAGAACCTCCTCGATCGGCGTACTCGCGTCAAAGGCATGCAGCTGGAAGATGTCGATGTAGTCGGTTCCAAGACGGCGCAGAGCGTCGTCTACAACCTGGATCAACCTCGATCGCGACGTCCCCCGGTCATTTGCACCTTCACCGGTCGGCAAGCCCGCCTTTGTGGAAATCAAAATCTCGCCTCGGCGGCCTTTGATTGCCGCACCCAGGACCTCCTCGGACGCCCCCTCGGAGTAAACATCGGCGCTGTCGAAGAGATTGACGCCAGATTCCAAACAGATATCCACCAACCTCCGGGCTTCAGCGACATCCGTCCTGCCCCATGCGCCAAAGAGAGGCCCAGAACCTGCGAAGGTGCCAGTACCGAAACTGAGTGCAGGGACCTTGAGACCAGACGAACCGAGTGAACGGTATTCCATGCGAGTTCCTTTCCGAAGGTAGTTTTGACAAGAC is a window of Labrenzia sp. CE80 DNA encoding:
- a CDS encoding phytanoyl-CoA dioxygenase family protein; amino-acid sequence: MKPLAYLNAPFWLMGVVGAEKSLKKNPILGSETLNRWGLHKKRVQIAANLAAARRKRLASTLNSDERAFFDENGYFVTRNFLPDADFEALKQEIFGKPFEAREMRQGAAVTRMTPLPPAVLNVNPAIARTLRDPRAVAQIRYAASQSGQPMGFLQTVIAQPSGKKDPQTNVHADTFHATSKAWLFLQDVGEDDGPFCFVPGSHKLTEQRLDWQHQCSMSASRGQDSHHASGSFRISAEELEALGLPQPKRMAVPANTLVVADTFAFHGRTPSDKPTVRCEVHWHMRRNPFLPWTGLDPKSLPGIRERELQLFMPIADAMEKYAKKRNVWRPVGEVPVGSEPHV
- the meaB gene encoding methylmalonyl Co-A mutase-associated GTPase MeaB, translating into MTETAPRKSRDPKALATGIRAGNRASLARAITLVESRKAEHRAIARGLIQDLLPLTGKAQRVGITGVPGVGKSTTIDMLGSNLTAQGHKVAVLAVDPSSTRTGGSILGDKTRMAQLAVDQNAFIRPSPSAGTLGGVAAKTRETMLLCEAAGFDTILVETVGIGQSETTVADMVDFFLVLMLPGAGDELQGIKKGVLEIADMIAVNKADGEGALRAQSAASDYRAALHILAPRSPTWSPPVVTISGLANEGLDAMWEQVTHHRDKMSATGEFQQRRADQQVAWMWDLLQQRMMEALTGNAQTAERLKRLEGEVREGQTAVSVAVEEISSLIGV
- a CDS encoding pyroglutamyl-peptidase I, with protein sequence MTKTILVTGFEPFPGMPINPTAQLIARLPRRLPPRAGIRFEFVRLPTTWAGRQTVTQQLRKDLKPSAIIHFGVDGTRRCINIETRAVNRATQVKPDAKGDHAAPGPLEQDGPAAKTSTLPVRALKDAAARSGVPVSLSRDAGTYLCNATLWDSISSGTPSVFIHVPTLPRGKFDTRPSLQDIEAAAVQILSEVARRI
- a CDS encoding aldo/keto reductase, with product MEYRSLGSSGLKVPALSFGTGTFAGSGPLFGAWGRTDVAEARRLVDICLESGVNLFDSADVYSEGASEEVLGAAIKGRRGEILISTKAGLPTGEGANDRGTSRSRLIQVVDDALRRLGTDYIDIFQLHAFDASTPIEEVLGTLDTLVTAGKLRYVGVSNFSGWQIMKSLAIADRHNLPRYVANQVYYSLIGRDYEWDLMPLGADQGLGALVWSPLGWGRLTGKVRRDRPLPELSRLHDTADFGPPVDNEHLLKVIDALGEVAEEVEKTIPQVALNWLLRRPTVSSVIIGARNEEQLRQNLGAIGWSLTDQQIEKLDKASLKEAPYPHFPYRRQEGFALLDPPLAG